Part of the Temnothorax longispinosus isolate EJ_2023e chromosome 5, Tlon_JGU_v1, whole genome shotgun sequence genome is shown below.
gatcttttaatttaaaagatcaaGTATTCTAATATTTCGCTTCTCCAAAATTTccgtaaatatgtatatgtaacttgatatattatgttattaaataaacaccCGGTATATTGCCAGAACATACACATATGTGCTGGTAATTAATGCGAATCGTAGGAACTTAGTCTGTCGACGATAATTACTTTCGCGTCATGGAACGTTACAAATGTTTCACAAACTAACTGTTTGCTCGCTGATCGCTGatctaaaaatacattgtaacatgttaaaatttacgttATTTGAACTTTTCAAACATTCGTAGAAATACTGTATTCTGTATTATTTTCAGGCGCCACCTCTAGCTAGCAGCTTAGTCATCCTATTCGTGGCACGTGTTATATTTGCACGACACACATAAATAACGACATTGTGTCGCTGCCAAGTGAAGCTCATCACAAACGTGCACGATTTCGCTAATTATTTCAACAACTGtagacattttataaattaaaataatatttttgtgcacatattaatgtaatgtacactaatattcattttttctgtaataatatttaatttataactcttgctttaatttattattcttttacgtCTTTAATATTTCTGGCAAATTACtgcaattctctctctctctctctctctctctctctctcttttgctttaaatattaatacaccattatatatctgttaaattaataaccaATTATACAACTATTAAGGAACTATTAAGGAATTGTATGAGCTAGTTATCGATTCTTCTACGTTGTTGCAACGATattaacgaatttttattcgcgaaGTAAATGGTCGAAATGTAAAGCATTAATTACTTGCGTAAAGTTTTAACGATTCACATGCGCAATAATGATTGTAGCAAAAACGTTACATTGTATCTCTGCTATcataaatcttcttttttttttttaagaaggTCAAAGTTTCAAGCCTATGGAAGATTCTATATCACGAAACTGGCTTCGAAAATAGAGAGATCGCACACACGAAATTTTAATGTTCTTTAAAcgtttttatagaatataacgcatttataattatgcagaataataaattatacttccTATATTGTGCGtaacttttttacattatatgtcgttacatttaattagtaaaatattgaatatatttgtacaatgtatttaaataaacaaataaatgtataaatttttattatttcgataatattgttagatgattattaatgtaaaaaaaaattagctgaatttattgaaaaataaaaatatataaaattataatattatattatttttatataatatctcagcatatatataatttatcgttattttagattttgtcataattatttatttatcacatttttattcaaagaatGAGcagaaatttacaaaatattgtaataaattatgatgTTTTGTGTACacatctaataaaaaatttattttaacaagcttaattaaagtataaatatcCTTTTGATAATAGAACTCTTAGAACTCATTTTTTACGTTTACGTGTGATATGTTTGATATGTTGAAGTCGAATGTTTGTTTAGACAAAGTTAGCAAGTCTTGCCCTCGTCTGATACGGATATACCAGTCAAGCGCCTGTTTCCTAATTTTAGAATACTCTTCGAGCGCTTAGACACGTTCCCTAAAACAACGTATCCATGTCCATGTGGATTTTATCGGAAATATATCTGTTCTATTCATTTGTCTTTTCgcgtattttatattgcatatttatttagattatttaattattgcaacgattatagaaatacaagcagatatataaaatggcattagttgaattagtttaaatatttagaaaaacgtgtatatttaaattaatttatatgcattatttaacttagattttgaatatatttttggaataatCTATTTTGGttcattactttttatttttttttaatatttaataaataaaatacgtcgTATAATGTTTCGCAAGATAAAGCTGTTggaaatgattaataaaatttatacttaatcaaatcttttttgcataatatttaaacaatacggaatataaagagaaataataatggCGATGTATATTGCGATACATATTGTGAATAATCTCATCTGTAGTGAATATATGAGATAACGCACTGATAAACAATGACGGCATTATTTCTCGCCGATAATAGAGggattatgtataatatatgtataaataaaataatttatttgattaaattgattaacgTGTTATCTTTTTTGATTTATGCGCACATAtttagttaattatattatatagggcaatataaatttttaaatattttatgccgGGATTAAGTATTTATTGTAACTTTATTGAGTGTATCtctaaaatagattttttttatttattaaggaaataaaataagaaattaatcaaaaatttttaaaataaattttgaaataaaggtCGATATTTTGACTAATGTGTAAAAGTTTAACAATtgatgtttaaaatatattatagataattaaaatataataagcggaaaaataaaatggtaTGCAAAATATAAGCAGTAAACACGTAATTATCAGACGAAGTTACATATCGTCAAACGTTGCTATTTCCTCTGCTATCAATTAGCATAATACTGAATATGGTTATGCAAAGTGTAGGCAGTCAATCCAAGATTCCTCTATACGCAATACTCTCGCTTATTTCTAGTCATTCTGATACAAACGGTGATAAATTGGCATTTCGTGTCTTTATTGCTTTACAACTGCCCACCAACAAGCTAAagttattatttgattaagaAAATGGTGTCGATTACAGTTATGATATCACCGATGCATTTATTATGCCAAAGATTTTAAGAGATGTTTTCGTattacaatcaattttttaagtaagataCTCtcatttagttttaattatatgcatgttttacaacaaatatatttttaataaatacattataacaatattgtagcaataaagaaattttaattttaaaataacatttctaaaatttttagaaataataaagatactaagcaaaatattagagagaaattaatatttatagaagaagaaagagtacaaaattaaactttttttatttttcatatgttatttattcctttttaattgttttttttagtagaaaattacaaaaatttttgtagggAGTATTTCAcgtttgcaaatttataaaaatcagtaATTATAAACTGGTTGATCTGGCCGATATAAATccataaaaaatgcaatagtTACATAAGATAGTGTAAATCTCatgtgagaaaatattttatcttatctttaGTCGCTTCTATCATTTTAAAGTCATCAAAATACGCATGAACCATTTATTGATTGTAAGATATaagcgaaaaaagaaacagaataGAGAAAGAGTCATGCAAATGGGACTTACATCCGGCTAAGATGACTGGTAGAACAACCCTGAGAAGGGCTACGTTCAACCAATATTTCGTCATGCCTTGAGCTGTCTGGATGGCCTTTCACTctgaaacaaagaaaatagGGACATGATGATCGGCTGTACACCTGAGAGCATTTGTCAAATTTCTCTATGATTGCAAACTCTTCGGCATCAACAAGAAAACGCTATCGGAGTCAAACCACAATGCTTCTGCTATGCCCTTCGTTTTACGATTGCGTTGACCCTTTAAGacctgaaatttttttttcataaaccGGTTTTCATCGCCGTGTTCCACATGACATGTTCTTCAAGCCATCGTAGCCATAGTATGAACTGCGTTTGAAGTTACTTGAAGTTATTTATACACAACATGAGAAATTTTCTTAACTTTATGTAACAGCacgcaattaataattatgataataatttaaggtaaatgtaccaacgCCTGGACACGTACCTATGCCTGgacattttcattattttagtcctttaaataagttataacgcgaattaaaatcaaagaatcaaagataaatatatttttcttgtattatatttttatctttgattttaattcgcgttatacttatttaaaaactaaagtgATAAAGATGTTAAGACATAGGTCTTAATTAAGTGTTCTGGCATTGGTATACATTTACcttatattgataataattacagtttaCAGTTTACAGTCATTCTGTTGTTAATAAACGCAACTTTGACAATTTTATCAGTTATTTGGCTAGTGCCTAGTGTAACGGGACGCGACTAAGTAGTCGGGACTGAATGGCAGCTGAAAGTTACCGAAATGACTTGCCATTAAACAATTCTGGGAATGAGAGCGAGTATGTTTTTGGTCGTGAGAGGATTCAACAAAAAGAGGCGCGCCCACCTTAATTACGGGCCAATTACATAGGGACGACATCGTTGAGAGGTGCGCCGGTTACGCTTTTATCGCATGAAGATGTGAACGCGAATGGTGTATGCGGCAGAAGGAGGGAAAAACACATGACGTTGCGtgacaatatattatttcaccaTATGGGCGATATCAATCAACTTCGTTTTATAATTCTACCATGCAATCTGACAACAGCCTTTATGGTGTAATacgtgaaaaagaaaagaaaatagaagaagTAAATCACGATAGAATAAATACGGTGATTAAAAGCAGCGttaattgcttttattattaatcgcaatatataatttgattttttttgtattatttagaaatatatttttaaaataaacctatagtaaataatacaaactaatttattttttgtatcttttaaaaatgaaaagattCTTTAGTCTTGTGATGTAGCAGTATCATTTccttaaataacaatttaataataatttataataatttgagaaTAATTCTCTGTAATGatttagtaatataattatctctataaagataattttaaagaaaagacCAATGCGggatatttttggatttattCACAATTTTAAACGTTGAATAATGTTGTAATATCAGTTTGAATCAGtgacaaattttattgttaatttttttaattattgtgtgcgagattaattttttacttttatattctttgaCAATGTGTTTGACTTCTGTCACAggcttttatttaatacactcTCGTTTGCGCTTGTTTTActctattattctattatattattttaatcaccgAAACATtgcaattgttattttattatttttttctcctatttattttgtaattatgtttcttttttctatttttacattacattttaattcctgaaaaagACTATAACATAAGTAAAGTcgcaatgtaaaattttttatattattcttttaaacaaatttgtattttatcaagatacacggtagtgtctcgcgccaagtacacgcgaagcgagaccgcaccgcaccgtgactcttttacgcgacgcgacgagttgtGAGCACTCGATATTTTAAACTAACACCTTGTTATGCTCGTTATTGGTCGTTGATCTTTTCTCTTAAGTTTTGCTTAGATCGGGCGTTTAATTCCTTTTTAATCTGTAAAGAAAGTTACATCTGCAAAGTTATATTTTCTGagaagatattataattacaatagatctataatttatctaatttttataatatggcCTACttatgaaatagaaaaaataaattaatataaagatagcataaaatattactaatttaacacagtataaatttaagatttcTTATGATTcttttatgaaagaaaaagtatattatcGAATACTGCCAAAGATAACATGTAAGGTGCGTCTAACGGCTTTACTTATTGGATTGCGTATAGAAGACGAATTGTGGGTGGAGCAACGTTCcctgatatataatatacaatgatTGACAACGGCATATATACCGTGCATGATTCATGTacaaatataacagttttctTATCAGGATATTGAAGTCGCTATTGATAACCTCTCTATATACATCTCGATGCGCAACCTCTCTCGATGcgcaaattttgaaagtacTTCTTCGTAAGAACTTTGAGATCTtacgtatatgtaaataaaatactcaTTGAATATCTACACGTAATTCTCGCATGTATTACGTGTGTGGTATTTTAATTAGTCATCTGACTTGACTCTGCCTGAATCGTAAATACTCCAAGTATGCTAATCAATTATGCAAATgtatagatttattaaaattttaaatggcatgctgtttttttatttacttaaaacgtctaaagaattttacagtCATGTATTTAATCAATGCCATATAtgttattgtacatatattaatatatgtaataaaaattttattaaatacaatttattatattatttaacataatgtTGTAATATTATTCGTGTAGTAATAGgttatttaaacttaattttcgTGGATACAAtagcataaattattatatgtaaaacaaaTTCTAACCGGTCAAATAAgcatataacaaatattatcgTGCTGTTGAAGAAATCGTCGACATCTATTGTCACCATCATCGATTACGCATCACCAATAATCATCTCTGCCTGTTCAAAGTGTGATTTAATAAGCagagttatttttaatcaatgcTAAGTAAATGTTCGCTTGAATGTAATAGTATATGAACAAAAAATGTGAACTATTCATTGTCACGCATAtcttaatttgttattaatatcctttgatatttatttcaattatttcttaattgttaTCTCCTGATACAGAAGACCATGTTTTGATTGAAATTCGTGGTACgtatagtaatataatacaaaatgtgCAAGTTGCGTGCCGAGTTGACGTGTTCTGTGTACAGATACGTATCGCGCACCATAACGAGGGATTAATCAAGAGATTGCATcacatttaaagaataaattgtgCTATAAAACATTGCACtagatttttttacgtttttgaTGATTGCGATAAATTATCTCGACGTCTAAAACTATTACTCaacttgtaaaatatgtataaaaattacgaaTCTTTCTTGCAGATTGGTtcttttcatcatttttttgaagcagtttgaagaaatatattagaGATACTAAAATAGATTTTCCAGGAAATTGCGGGCagatattcattaattaattgactgCTTAACTTCTCTGACGTGCGTAGCTGCACGCTAATCctaaatgatattaattatcgtaatatagTTCGAGTATCACTGTGCaactatataaataagatgagaataagaaatgaattatataaagcTTTAGagcaacaaaataaaagttaaaattactttattactcgatcattaataaataatccaaTCAAAATAAAGCATAAGGTTTAATATATTCACAGATTAGTGAGATTGCGATAACATAGTTTTAAATCTTCTTGTATTTCTTGTTATCTGGGACGCACAGACAATGAGTACATATGTGTGCATGAGAAGTCTTGTTACTTGtgcaataatgtaaaataaaactaaagtgTAATATCTTATTCTAAACtattttcatcaatatttatatatgcacCGTTATACTTATGCATTATAAcatgtataattacataaatataacaaactttgcattatataaataatctacCGTAATAGTGAATGAACTTTTAAACTTTACTTACTTCTTActtagttataattatttgtattacataaatttaaaagttaaaaggttttaaatttgtcttttatctattttattgaGAGATTTTTcgcttatttttaaagataaagtgtaaatataaaaaacctGACCGTATTatactgaaaaatattaactacTATTtcagttgtaaaaaaaatttcgtagAAATTTTGTTCACGCAcagctatttttattttacatatgaGATCTGAGTCAACACAGCATCGCGAACTACCGTCCTTGGTCACGGCATATACATTCGCAGTGGCTCACGCTTCCGTTTACTGTAATTGTTGCCGGTTGCCGACAATGCTGATACTACGCGATAACGCAATCCTACACCTACAATGAGTATTCTACTAACTTTGCCATTAACGttctttatataactttttttatatatattagcaAATCTTACAAACTTTATTATCAAACTCATTCATTGAATTCTATTCATTATATACAGATCAAAATTAAAGCCACgattataagtttaattacttaattccATTCATAATTTCAAACTCGATTTGCAAGCATCGAAGAAATCTTGTCAACAGGTTTGTGACTGGAAGAGGAAACTCCAAGTCTGATgcaaactattttatttgaaattatcgACAACGCATATATACAATCTGTCAAGTCATGCTTTTTTCTCTGATATTTCTAGATATTATACatctattaattaaagaaaacaatCTCTTTGACAGCTCAATCAAAACACGCTCTCGCGATGCCTTCCAAGCAATCTTCCTTCATCGAAGATCTGCTTTCATGACATCAAAGATCAATAAATACCGAACCAAAGCAAGAATTGCCAAACGTTCCGCTGTTATTTCTGCGTTGCAGGCCTCGACGTAAAATCATTGTAGTGGAAAACGAAGCGTACCTTATACGAGCACGCTCAAACACCGTTTCGGAACATCCCCCTTCAAGAACGTTCTCCCAGCTGTTCTCAGATCGATCGAACTTTGAAGGGAGCAACATGCGCTTCCCGGCATGCACGCTTTTCAGCAATCACGAGAGCAATGCACCATCACCATTAGCGATATCCTCTCAACGACAAACTCATCGCGTTCACGGCGCACTCAATTACCGCGTAATTCCTCGTGACTTTATGAATGATAGCACTCACGTACGTCCACGTGTCATCTCTATTATAAAATCGACGGATCGTCGACCGACCCTGAATTCTCTCTTTTACATATACGACTACAGCCGACTTCGGCCGACCACCGACGTCTGATGATCGACGCCGGTTTGCCACCGACTGATTTGGCCGTTCGGGGAAGCCTAGCCAAGGCTGACTCCGATATCCGCATCTACTCGGCAAAGTAGTGTGCATGCGCGATAACTTTGTGCGTCATCGACGCTATATCTCATAATGCGATATTCTTTCTTCCTCGCCGTTCAATACAATTaatcgtaatttaatttaaaagaacatttttctttctctcttttctttcttctttacgtatttaatgtatatattatcgtGTGATGACGATGAAGAAATCGTCGTGTGAATTTTACAGCGGTACATGTTTTAGAACTGTATCGGGCGGATatgagtttatatataatgatggaatgttaaatatatatgtttttttttgcattttattaatttattacaaagtaaATGAAGCAGTTTTTGAATGATAATATCACGGTCTTCAAAGAGATGGCGCTTGATGCTTCTTTCTGCTCGTGTTATCGAATCGAATCATATATATGCTACGTTATATCAGCTCTATACGTGATACAAGTTCCTTTATAAGATTGATACATATAAGTAATgtacaattatacaatttatacatagttttatatacaataacaaATGTGAAATCTATAGATCAAATAAAAGCATAAATTCATTATTCGAAATATCAGTCTTTCGTATCAAGATTGTCGCTCAGACGTCCAACTGTTTCATCATGTAATGGAAAACCGCTAGTATCGAGAAGCTAAATCCCAATGGTACGCAAGTCGCCTTAATCCACGCCCATGCACTGCAAATATGcacattttaacattaatgaatttataaaCTCAGCCGTGTCACTAAAAGATTATTTGTCCAGATAAAAGACGTAAGTAAGTAAGTAAAATAGATGAAGATggataaaattacatcaaagaatatatttttaatctaccTTGCCAgcgtattgcaatttttacgtttacttttacatttatgtcTATTCAGCAGTCTTTTCATTTGCGCAATCATAGCATAAAACAATCAAGAATATAAATTGTGCCTGGAAAAATAACACAAATTGTAACTGTGCGCAGGAAAGCCTATAAAGCTATCGAagcgtgtaaaaatatttatagccaACTTCATATACATCATCTAATGTTACTCaagtaattaatcattattgtGATAACTACGCCTCTCAAATTATGCAAAGATAATTGTCAACGTAcagtttgtaattaataaaggaGAGCGTAACGTAGCACTATAGGCTCGGGGAAGGGCACAAATTAGTAACATTAAGGTCACatcgataatattaaattactcgtAAGGATTATCTGATATAGTAAATGGCTCCGTTGGAAGAATTCCGCTATCGTAAATTATTACAGGCACGAGTGGAATATCATCGCTATCCGTTTTGATCTGTTCGATCTTGAAAACCACAGCTTCACCGCTAACCacctacaaaaaaaaaatgatttaaaattagcGGAAAGGTGTCTTGAGTATATCAAAATGCATTAagacatttaaataataataacataataataaattataagtaaaaaaatgtcgtCTAACAGATTCTTTTTCAAATGTGCGTGAAACacaaatagataataaattaagtatcgtataatttcatgtatttttattacttttccaAATGCTGTATGGTGATCGTCTAGCCAAGGTGTTGCTATAGTAGTAATGAAAAATTGGCAACCGTTGGTATTCTTTCCAGCGTTTGCCATGCTGACGAACAGTGGCCCGCTGTGTTTCACCTCAAAAGTTTCATCGTCGAAATATTTGCCATAGATACTAATAGAACCGGTACCATCGCCATTTTCGACGTCACCACCTGTAACACACGCGTAATTACAAATctaattgataatttaattgtgtgcaatatttaataaataaatcatttctaATCAAAAGTGCAAGAGCGTAACCTTGAATCATGAACTTTTTTATCACGCGATGGAATTTCGTCCCTGCATATTTTTTCCCGGCTACACCGGTGGTAGCAAAAGTGATAAAGTTTTTCACCGTTTTTGGCGCAATATCGCCAAACAGGCCAATAACAATCCTGCCGACTGGATGATTATCAATCATGATATCAAAGTATATTTGATCGGTGACTCTGAATGTTTCTGcctaaaatagaaatttttttaaagaaattttttatttatttatcttctatGCATTGcataacaaatatttgttacaaataagaataaaacCATGTTTGATGTCAATCAATatcaatatagatattaaaattaaacaatatcgTTGGAAAGATACTGAAAAATCTAGTATAAATAGGCATCTTAAAATGTTCTCTACACAGATAAGTACAGATATCATATATTTCCACTCATACATTAAAACTGATTGTCGCAAAGCATATGGATTTTCTTCTGTCTAAACTGGTTTATACGGAAATTGAAAACATCTCTTTTTATGAGCATTGTTTTGTCAATCCATAATCTTTGTTTGAGAATATACTGGTGGTGTGTTAATATGAAATtgtactatacatatattgacaCTTCGAGATTAGTAATATTAAGACTGTTTAGTTATCGAAACTGATCACCTTCAAtgatttcaaataatataaatgcaacTATGTAGGATAAATTAATTGGATAAACATTGTCTAATCTTGTATTATAACGTATTAAGAGCAAATCTGCTTAATATCTttgttataacattttaacgaAATGTTTCCGGACTTatgtttatacaatattttttttcttatttctactttaaaatatactggcaaaattttatataacattacgCAACGAGCCagatattaagttttattttttaaattactatatattatattttattttatatgtatatgaattgAGTTCGACTGCAACGcaaaaagttttgattttatttagaCACTCTACGCTTATGTTTCCAGATAGAACGCATATCTAAAAGACGTCATAAAGACGTTTTTAAGATGTCTTTTAGAGACACGTATGTCTAAAAGTTACCTTGAATATGTCTTTACGATGTCTTTTGGACATGCGTGCTATCTGGGTCTCTAGTATTTATGAAAAGTTCTCGAATGTGTTGCAAATCTTATTGATACTATTTGAATGTGTTTTGAATATTGTAATTGTTTGAAGCTAGCAGAAGTGATACAGAATagagattattaatttaatttgtattcgCACGATTTACAGTGAGTTGCATTTAAAATGACATATACATTTGCAGAAGAGTTATTCTCATGCAAAGCCACATGAACATATGCGTCTATATCGAAGCGACCAAAAGAAACCTTACGACGTATAAAGGTAACGCGCGTCTGACctattactattttatctatttatttctactttcTATGTATAAAGCGATTTCTCAAGTTTTAAATTAGATAACTTATCATAAAATAACGTCCAAGTTTTATCATGTCGATACTAATACGATggatatagaatttttattattagattcacaaaataatgcttttttgatcaaattttccgaaaagatatttgcaataaaaattcggtGTAGCCCAATATAGTATTTTGCGAtaaatcagattttttaaattttataagaatgcGTGCAATGTAAAGAGTTAATATCGAAATGTCATGAAAATGTTTAGTCGCAATTTGACACAAAATATTGTACAGGTAAAAAAGATAGAAggtcttttataataaacaattaatttctaCGTTAGTTATCAACGGTATCAAAAAAGCAATTACGGTTAGggaagatataataaaatcgtcTTAAGCACACAGCAAACGGTACCTTAATGATCGAGGCAATAGTCACGAGAACGACGATCGTCAATAGGCACTTCATACTTTTACGATTCTGTCTCAAACGCTGCCCTGAGATAATACGGATGTTACggcttcaattttttaatcggtTATCAAGACGATCACACGTTTGCGACGCAACGGTATAAGAACGATGCAAGAAGGATGTGCAGAAGCCGCGTGTCTGCCCGCGATTTGCGCCGTCGTCGAGAGCTGCGTCGGCGCTCTAAATTGAATAAAGTATAGCCGTACATTAATGGGCCAGTTGCAGTAACGAATTCTTGCAGCGAACAATAACATTTCAagtttatagataattatgtaacttaaaaataaattaaatataaattaaatagaacaAAAGATTCTGACATTTACTATTTTCTTCGTATAATAATTTcggaaaatctttttatatatagaactctgtaggtatataaattataaaagccataatgtaataaacaaaataaattttatattatataatttttttctttacttaatTAAGTAGTTTTGTAGCTCtaagaaaaagtaaagaaacattctcatttttattaatttaatttacagaattgtttaacgaaataatttattaattttgaaaaaagaattaaaccgatctctatattatatagagtatAGACTAAGATCCCTAATTCAAACGTCAGtgattatagaatataatttctatcgaAAGAGAAATAGTTTCTGCTTCGACTGCTTTTTTTCATATCATCAATcagaatttgatattttacttCTTGATGTTTCAACTTTTGAATATCAATTCGACGTTACTAAACATATACATTTAgctttatttagttttatatcgACGGTTGACGTGTGTTTTGACGTGTGTCGAATATACTACATAAATAAAAGTCTCTGTTTAGCATTACATATGTTATCTGTTTAGTTATTGTCCTTCTAGAATCTTGAACAGTATGTATCCATTTCGAACTGAATTCGCTACGATTGTAACGGATTCGGCAATCCCCGGACCCTCGATCGAGTGGTTCCGTTACTCCCGATCACCGA
Proteins encoded:
- the LOC139813683 gene encoding peptidyl-prolyl cis-trans isomerase, rhodopsin-specific isozyme isoform X1, whose product is MKCLLTIVVLVTIASIIKAETFRVTDQIYFDIMIDNHPVGRIVIGLFGDIAPKTVKNFITFATTGVAGKKYAGTKFHRVIKKFMIQGGDVENGDGTGSISIYGKYFDDETFEVKHSGPLFVSMANAGKNTNGCQFFITTIATPWLDDHHTAFGKVVSGEAVVFKIEQIKTDSDDIPLVPVIIYDSGILPTEPFTISDNPYDAWAWIKATCVPLGFSFSILAVFHYMMKQLDV
- the LOC139813683 gene encoding peptidyl-prolyl cis-trans isomerase, rhodopsin-specific isozyme isoform X2; the encoded protein is MKCLLTIVVLVTIASIIKAETFRVTDQIYFDIMIDNHPVGRIVIGLFGDIAPKTVKNFITFATTGVAGKKYAGTKFHRVIKKFMIQGGDVENGDGTGSISIYGKYFDDETFEVKHSGPLFVSMANAGKNTNGCQFFITTIATPWLDDHHTAFGKVVSGEAVVFKIEQIKTDSDDIPLVPVIIYDSGILPTEPFTISDNPYEHNLYS